From Camelina sativa cultivar DH55 chromosome 5, Cs, whole genome shotgun sequence:
TCAATGACGACATATTCGATGCTTGTTTTCTACTGAACGAGCCTGATGCTGTCCACGTGTCCTCATTTGAGTCTAACAACGTAGAAAACTCTGAGCCATACGGGAGCAGCTCCGCCTCCGCTGGACACGAAAATATCGAGTCGATGGCTGATGACTTCATTGACTGGGACCTTGTATGGAGAGAAGGTGAAACCCTTTGGGACGAGAAAGAGGATCTTGATTCGGTTTTGTCGTGGCTGTTCCAGGGGGATGAAAAAGAATCTGAGAGCAGACAAAAGGACTCCAACGACTTTGGAGAACCGTTGGATTttgaacaagaaaacaagatgGCTGCTTGGCTTTTGTCTTGAAAAGTTGGACACCATTTGCATTTTTCATCCGTCGGATTTCAAAAGTCCCCATGTGGCAGGATCTGGTCCGTTAATCTTCTTCATTAACTAGAGTAGACGTATTTACGtaccaaaaaggaaaacaaaagagggTCGCTATCTTACGTTTAGCAGTACGATTCGATTTGGTCCCATAGTCACTACAATAATGCCTCACGTGATGCCATGCACTATTTGTCTCTACtatttatttccctttttttacCGGTAGCCTTAtgatacttttttgtttaatacttaTTTATATAGCCTATAGAAAAATATCTTTATAAAGTTCATGGGATGGACCATTCCTACGAATTTAGTCATGTGCCGACATCGTACTACTAAATAGTactaactaaaataaaaaatcatataaagcTACGAACTACCAACAAATTGGTGTGACATTTTTCCAAGAAAGTTAATTGGGTGTTAGTATATTACTTTAgttagatttaaaaaaactagCCCATGActggtttttcctttttttttgttgctatcATTTGTGTAATCTGATTAATGTTAATATTCTGATTGGTAATTTGTATAACTATTTTCTTAAATGTGCGAAACGAAACTTCTTGTACACTATATCATTGTTAAACGTCATTTTATCTCAAGAAACATCAAAATATTGTACCATACACAGTCGAAAACTAATTAACCAATTGTACAAGAAAACTGAAATGGGCATGCCTTTTATTATAGGCCCAATTAATAAGGGCCCAGTTATAAACCCGGCGtcgttttaaaagtttttatagcTTCCCTCCGCTCTAGCTTCCGGTGGAGCGGCGACGATGTTTGCGGCGAGAGTACGAGCTTCTCTTAAACCTTTGTTCCATGGAAGATATTATAATAGCTCCTCTTTAACCAGAAACTGTACGTTACTCGTTACTCCTCTTCctcaatttaataattattgcatttcctagagattttttcttttcttcagatAATTGAATCCCCTGGGAATGTAAACTTGTCGAAATGTCTGATTCGGTGTTTCTCAGGTGAAATTGCAAAGGTTTCGAAACGTATTCTACAAGAGAGGTGAGGTTTGAATCCGTATTTCTCacttttgttactgtttttggGTTGTTTGACATTGTTTCGTTCGTTAGggttttttagatattttcttttagCTTAGAAAGATTCTTGTTTGGTAGATTCAGAGATGGAAAGCAGATTCTGAGTAGAACTGGAAATGGACTAGGAATCAAACTGTTCAACCGCTCATGTCATAGCTCTCCTCAGTGTTCTGATACCTCAGAATCTGATGTAGGTACGCTTCTTTGTTATATACCAGAGAACTTGGATGATTGGGAATAGATAAATCTGTGCTCTTGACAATGGTGACTCTTATAATCTGTGTGAAAGTACTTTCAGGAGTGAGAACACTTGCACCTGCGTTATTTAGTCATCTTGAGGATGATCCATTCTCAGAGTTGGGTCCTGTAGCAAAAGACTTGGATCGGAATGTGATTGTGAAGATGTTAACTGAGAAGCCAGAGCCTTCACAGGTTGTGAAACCAGAGCTTGTTCAGGTAAGCTTTATATAATCTTCTTCATTGAGATCTCCTTCTGTCTTCTATATTACTGAAGTGAAGTTTCATTCACTCTATACTTAGAATAATCAGTTTGGTTCTTTTCGCTGCAATGGTTTATTGTCCAAAACTATATCAAAAAGTTCTTTATTGagctgatttatttttttataccaGAAAActaaaagcaagaagaagaagaagaagaagaagaaacatgaacAAGCTTCTGATTCAGTTTCCAAACCAATGTTGTTGACTGAGAAGCCAGAAGTTTcttgggtatatatatatatatatacgtttatCATATTTATGTTAAAACTTTTCTATGGATAAGATTTTTGATATAAGAAGATTGAATGCTCGTAATTGTGTGCTTAATCCATTGTCTTACCAGAAAACCAATGGCAAGAGGAAGACGGAAGCACATACTTCTTCAGCAGCAAGAGATGTGACGGATTCAAATGTTTCATTTTCCAAGTCATCGTCTCCTGTTCAAGATCTCAATTCCAAGTCTCGAAACATAATCAGTCCTATTTCAGAGCCGAGAAATGAAACTAGCTCCAAGGGTTCTGCTACCTCCAATACACCCTCAAATCATCCCTCTTCAGTTGTGGTTATAAGGATCGGTAATTTAAACTCGAAAACAGCTGACTCAATGATACACTCGATGTGCTTGTCGCTTGGCCCTCTCGAGGGTCTTGCTAGGGTTAATGAGGACACTGTTGACGTCTTGTATCGTGTGAAAAAACGGAACGAGGCAGATTCTATACTGGAAGAGTAAGTGAaactgaagaaaataaaaaagtctgtttttttttctgttctttgAAACAAATTTCCCTAAAGctgtttctaattttgtttccaGGCTAATAGATACAACGGTAGATAACTCTCAATGGACGGCTGAGATTGTATCAGAAGCCGAAGAAGCTTCTAAAGATGAAATGGGACAGAGAATCACCAGCTGTTGCAAAAAATTGGAGAAGCATCTTCTTATGCAGCGCATCCTTGGAAAAGACTTGGAAGTTCTACTCCATTCTGTAATGCATTTGGAGAATCATCCAATGGCTCGTGATAGGGGCTAAAGGTTTTAGTTTAGGATGTTTTCAAGAAGCCTAATGACGATCTTGGGTATCTGTTGGGGTCTTTTGATA
This genomic window contains:
- the LOC104788589 gene encoding uncharacterized protein LOC104788589 isoform X3, with translation MFAARVRASLKPLFHGRYYNSSSLTRNCEIAKVSKRILQERFRDGKQILSRTGNGLGIKLFNRSCHSSPQCSDTSESDVGVRTLAPALFSHLEDDPFSELGPVAKDLDRNVIVKMLTEKPEPSQVVKPELVQKTKSKKKKKKKKKHEQASDSVSKPMLLTEKPEVSWKTNGKRKTEAHTSSAARDVTDSNVSFSKSSSPVQDLNSKSRNIISPISEPRNETSSKGSATSNTPSNHPSSVVVIRIGNLNSKTADSMIHSMCLSLGPLEGLARVNEDTVDVLYRVKKRNEADSILEELIDTTVDNSQWTAEIVSEAEEASKDEMGQRITSCCKKLEKHLLMQRILGKDLEVLLHSVMHLENHPMARDRG
- the LOC104788589 gene encoding uncharacterized protein LOC104788589 isoform X1; this translates as MFAARVRASLKPLFHGRYYNSSSLTRNCEIAKVSKRILQERFRDGKQILSRTGNGLGIKLFNRSCHSSPQCSDTSESDVVLSGVRTLAPALFSHLEDDPFSELGPVAKDLDRNVIVKMLTEKPEPSQVVKPELVQKTKSKKKKKKKKKHEQASDSVSKPMLLTEKPEVSWKTNGKRKTEAHTSSAARDVTDSNVSFSKSSSPVQDLNSKSRNIISPISEPRNETSSKGSATSNTPSNHPSSVVVIRIGNLNSKTADSMIHSMCLSLGPLEGLARVNEDTVDVLYRVKKRNEADSILEELIDTTVDNSQWTAEIVSEAEEASKDEMGQRITSCCKKLEKHLLMQRILGKDLEVLLHSVMHLENHPMARDRG
- the LOC104788589 gene encoding uncharacterized protein LOC104788589 isoform X2, which encodes MFAARVRASLKPLFHGRYYNSSSLTRNCEIAKVSKRILQERDGKQILSRTGNGLGIKLFNRSCHSSPQCSDTSESDVVLSGVRTLAPALFSHLEDDPFSELGPVAKDLDRNVIVKMLTEKPEPSQVVKPELVQKTKSKKKKKKKKKHEQASDSVSKPMLLTEKPEVSWKTNGKRKTEAHTSSAARDVTDSNVSFSKSSSPVQDLNSKSRNIISPISEPRNETSSKGSATSNTPSNHPSSVVVIRIGNLNSKTADSMIHSMCLSLGPLEGLARVNEDTVDVLYRVKKRNEADSILEELIDTTVDNSQWTAEIVSEAEEASKDEMGQRITSCCKKLEKHLLMQRILGKDLEVLLHSVMHLENHPMARDRG
- the LOC104788589 gene encoding uncharacterized protein LOC104788589 isoform X4; the protein is MFAARVRASLKPLFHGRYYNSSSLTRNCEIAKVSKRILQERDGKQILSRTGNGLGIKLFNRSCHSSPQCSDTSESDVGVRTLAPALFSHLEDDPFSELGPVAKDLDRNVIVKMLTEKPEPSQVVKPELVQKTKSKKKKKKKKKHEQASDSVSKPMLLTEKPEVSWKTNGKRKTEAHTSSAARDVTDSNVSFSKSSSPVQDLNSKSRNIISPISEPRNETSSKGSATSNTPSNHPSSVVVIRIGNLNSKTADSMIHSMCLSLGPLEGLARVNEDTVDVLYRVKKRNEADSILEELIDTTVDNSQWTAEIVSEAEEASKDEMGQRITSCCKKLEKHLLMQRILGKDLEVLLHSVMHLENHPMARDRG
- the LOC104788589 gene encoding uncharacterized protein LOC104788589 isoform X5 — its product is MLTEKPEPSQVVKPELVQKTKSKKKKKKKKKHEQASDSVSKPMLLTEKPEVSWKTNGKRKTEAHTSSAARDVTDSNVSFSKSSSPVQDLNSKSRNIISPISEPRNETSSKGSATSNTPSNHPSSVVVIRIGNLNSKTADSMIHSMCLSLGPLEGLARVNEDTVDVLYRVKKRNEADSILEELIDTTVDNSQWTAEIVSEAEEASKDEMGQRITSCCKKLEKHLLMQRILGKDLEVLLHSVMHLENHPMARDRG